The following proteins are co-located in the Desulfurococcus amylolyticus Z-533 genome:
- a CDS encoding SDR family NAD(P)-dependent oxidoreductase encodes MVTGGARDIEATIATRLAFEEYNIAIIDIDEEAGRIRENKLISKGLKAVFIKAGVSIEHNVMKAVEYVFNKYNSINVLVNNAGIGFTGRSIEEQTLEE; translated from the coding sequence ATCGTAACAGGCGGTGCTAGAGACATTGAAGCAACCATTGCGACAAGATTAGCATTTGAGGAATACAACATCGCTATAATAGACATAGATGAAGAAGCAGGTAGGATAAGAGAGAACAAGCTAATCTCGAAAGGTCTTAAAGCGGTATTCATCAAAGCTGGCGTATCCATAGAGCATAATGTGATGAAGGCTGTGGAATACGTATTCAACAAGTATAACTCGATAAATGTTCTCGTGAATAATGCTGGCATAGGATTCACGGGAAGAAGCATAGAAGAACAGACACTTGAAGAATGA
- a CDS encoding methyltransferase: MYRPSDDSWLVVKLLDSIKPRADLCMDLGCGSGVLGLHALLKGYCEKVIFIDIDEDALNTVRENTVLNNAAGKNIILSSDTGISIKESSIDLVLANPPYLPAWSGSIEDIATEGGAHGYEAILYFINVAWYVLKPGGLLVLVYSSLSNPLVVEEYLSKKGFSRVASITKNMFFETLYSVGVVKRHAKDSTSGY, translated from the coding sequence GTGTACAGGCCTAGCGATGACTCATGGCTCGTAGTAAAGCTACTGGACTCCATTAAACCGAGAGCGGATCTCTGCATGGATCTCGGATGCGGTAGCGGTGTACTGGGACTCCACGCCTTGTTAAAAGGGTACTGTGAAAAAGTTATCTTCATAGACATCGATGAAGATGCTCTCAACACGGTTAGAGAAAACACCGTGTTAAACAATGCAGCTGGGAAAAACATCATCTTATCAAGTGACACGGGTATATCTATAAAGGAGTCATCAATAGATCTAGTCCTAGCCAACCCCCCATACCTGCCTGCATGGAGCGGTAGCATAGAGGATATAGCTACTGAGGGCGGTGCACATGGATACGAGGCAATACTCTACTTCATCAATGTAGCATGGTATGTTCTCAAGCCCGGTGGATTACTAGTGCTTGTTTACTCGTCGCTATCGAATCCACTGGTGGTGGAGGAGTACTTGTCTAAGAAGGGGTTTAGTAGGGTGGCCTCTATAACTAAAAACATGTTTTTTGAAACACTATATAGTGTTGGAGTAGTGAAGAGGCATGCTAAGGATAGTACTAGTGGGTATTGA
- a CDS encoding RNA methyltransferase — MLRIVLVGIEGPVNLGVIARTCVNFNVDELYIVKPVASIEEALNYAARGKDFLLKARVTDSLDEAIKGVDMVAATSDEGYSAGDMLRQAVDLNGFAEKIFPRTRSVAILFGRESTGLTREEISKADVLVTIPANPSYPALNISQAVAIVLWELWKQRSITAINIPPLASKETLRQLLDLTVEISKLVMTTEEKITRSRILWRRILGKALLTEKEAALLRYWLQRVRRHISSNKT; from the coding sequence ATGCTAAGGATAGTACTAGTGGGTATTGAGGGTCCAGTGAATCTTGGAGTCATAGCTAGAACCTGTGTAAACTTCAACGTTGATGAGCTATACATTGTTAAACCAGTAGCCAGTATCGAGGAGGCTTTAAACTACGCCGCCAGAGGAAAAGACTTCCTGCTTAAAGCCAGAGTCACTGATTCACTCGATGAAGCCATTAAGGGAGTTGACATGGTCGCGGCTACCAGTGATGAAGGATATAGTGCAGGAGACATGCTTAGACAAGCCGTTGATTTAAACGGGTTCGCCGAGAAAATATTCCCGAGAACCAGGAGTGTGGCTATATTATTCGGTAGGGAAAGCACTGGTTTAACACGGGAAGAAATCAGTAAAGCCGATGTCCTGGTCACGATACCAGCAAACCCATCATACCCGGCACTTAATATTAGCCAGGCAGTAGCCATAGTGCTGTGGGAGCTCTGGAAGCAGAGGAGTATTACTGCAATCAATATACCTCCTTTAGCCAGCAAGGAGACGCTGAGGCAATTACTTGATTTAACAGTGGAGATCTCAAAGCTAGTTATGACTACTGAGGAGAAAATAACTAGATCAAGGATCCTATGGAGGAGAATACTCGGCAAAGCGCTTCTTACAGAAAAAGAGGCTGCCTTATTAAGATACTGGCTTCAAAGAGTAAGAAGACATATTTCCTCTAATAAAACCTAA
- the rsmA gene encoding 16S rRNA (adenine(1518)-N(6)/adenine(1519)-N(6))-dimethyltransferase RsmA, with product MGSYIRPDEMSRRGLLSWTISILREHGLRPRRKLSQNFIVDPRLIRDFISHVNHAETTEIGCGLGTLTIPLSRVVPRLICIEIDEKLLGIAVKNLNTSNTLFINADATKYTVFSRQVVGNIPYHVTSNILVSIARSNNVERVVFTLQKDVAERLVAKPGSKQYGRITILLNTLFNIEITGIYGPSSFYPEPKVGHAIITLTRRRVFNQDVLALEKLTRLLFTQRRRIALRVLTKSLGIGEDSEIYMYARELLGDKRVYEVSGEVYAALARRLRENGLL from the coding sequence ATGGGGAGCTATATTAGGCCAGATGAAATGAGTAGACGCGGCCTCCTTTCATGGACTATAAGCATACTCCGCGAGCATGGTTTAAGACCCAGGAGGAAGCTTAGTCAGAACTTCATCGTAGATCCCCGGCTTATAAGGGACTTCATAAGCCATGTAAACCATGCGGAAACCACTGAAATAGGCTGTGGACTAGGTACTTTAACCATTCCATTAAGCAGAGTGGTTCCTAGACTTATATGCATAGAGATCGACGAGAAACTACTGGGTATAGCTGTTAAAAACTTGAATACATCCAACACTCTCTTCATCAATGCTGATGCCACCAAGTACACGGTGTTCTCTAGGCAAGTGGTAGGGAATATACCATACCATGTTACATCCAATATATTGGTTTCAATAGCTAGATCGAATAACGTTGAAAGAGTTGTATTTACGCTTCAAAAAGATGTCGCTGAGAGACTTGTAGCCAAGCCAGGTAGTAAGCAGTATGGTAGGATAACTATTCTACTCAACACATTGTTTAACATAGAAATCACAGGTATATATGGCCCCTCCTCATTCTACCCTGAACCAAAGGTAGGGCACGCAATTATAACTTTAACCAGGCGACGCGTTTTTAACCAGGATGTACTCGCCCTCGAGAAGCTGACCAGGCTATTGTTTACGCAGAGGAGAAGGATAGCTTTAAGGGTTCTCACCAAGTCCCTTGGTATAGGGGAGGACAGCGAGATATATATGTATGCCCGTGAACTACTTGGAGATAAGAGAGTATATGAGGTAAGCGGAGAGGTGTATGCAGCATTAGCGAGAAGACTGAGGGAGAATGGATTACTGTAG